In one Vanessa tameamea isolate UH-Manoa-2023 chromosome 12, ilVanTame1 primary haplotype, whole genome shotgun sequence genomic region, the following are encoded:
- the LOC113392920 gene encoding phenylalanine--tRNA ligase beta subunit isoform X2 has protein sequence MLIKEQGDQAGTGVSEEILYRIDIPANRYDLLCLEGLVNGILVFQGKREPPVYKTTKYEDCNSLHLTPATAQIRPYAVAAVLKGVSFTKESYDSFIDLQDKLHQNICRKRTLVAIGTHDLDTIQGPFVYDALPPNELKFKALNQIKELTASELMELYSSHAQLKQYLNIIKDSPVYPVIKDKNGVVLSMPPIINGDHSKITLNTKNVFIECTATDLTKAIIVLDTIVCMFSEYCANKYEVQQCKVFAPDGTYELYPQMQYREELVNVDKANGYIGISESGSQLATFLSRMCLSATCDRDALRVRVPPTRHDVIHACDLYEDIAIAYGYNRIPRVAARGAAAGAQCALSKLSEQLRHECARAGYTEALTFTLCSRDDIASKLGLKIEDVPAVHISNPKTLEFQVVRTVLLPGLLKTLAANKKMPLPLKLFEISDVVIKDETAETGARNERRVCAVYCGRAAGFQYVHGLLDRVCAMLRLPWHQELGYYLRQCEDPAYFPGRCAEVTLQGRVIGKIGVIHPNVLTAFELTNPCSAVEINIEPFV, from the exons ATGTTGATTAAAGAGCAGGGTGACCAAGCTGGTACAGGTGTGTCAGAAGAGATCTTGTATCGTATTGACATTCCTGCTAACAGATATGACTTGCTCTGTCTAGAAGGACTAGTTAATGGGATTCTAGTGTTTCAAGGAAA AAGAGAGCCTCCTGTgtataaaactacaaaatatgAAGACTGTAATTCACTTCATTTAACCCCAGCAACTGCTCAAATAAGACCATATGCAGTAGCAGCCGTACTGAAAGGTGTTTCCTTCACTAAAGAAAGTTACGATTCCTTCATTGATTTACAG GATAAATTACACCAAAACATATGCAGAAAAAGAACACTTGTAGCAATTGGAACCCATGATTTAGATACCATCCAAGGACCATTTGTGTATGATGCACTCCCGCCGaatgaattaaaattcaaaGCATTAAACCAGATTAAGGAATTGACAGCATCTGAACTAATGGAATTGTATTCT agTCATGCTCAACTGAAGCAATACTTGAATATTATCAAAGATAGTCCGGTGTACCCGGTGATCAAAGATAAGAATGGAGTTGTTTTGTCAATGCCACCTATTATCAATGGTGACCATTCCAAAATCACTCTAAACACAAAGAATGTATTTATTGAGTGTACAGCCACTGATCTCACAAAA gcaATAATTGTGCTGGATACAATAGTGTGCATGTTCTCTGAATACTGTGCCAACAAGTATGAAGTGCAGCAATGTAAAGTGTTCGCTCCGGATGGCACATATGAGCTTTACCCACAAATGCAGTACAGAGAAGAACTTGTGAATGTCGATAAGGCTAATGGTTACATTGGAATCAG CGAGAGTGGTTCGCAGTTGGCCACGTTTCTGTCGCGCATGTGCCTGTCGGCGACGTGCGACCGCGACGCGCTGCGCGTGCGCGTGCCGCCCACGAGGCACGATGTCATACATGCCTGCGACCTCTACGAGGATATCGCCATCGCTTACGG CTACAACCGCATCCCGCGGgtggcggcgcgcggcgcggcggcgggcgcgcagTGCGCGCTGAGCAAGCTGAGCGAGCAGCTGCGCCACGAGTGCGCGCGCGCCGGCTACACCGAGGCGCTCACCTTCACCCTC TGCTCAAGAGATGACATAGCCTCAAAACTTGGTCTCAAAATCGAAGATGTCCCCGCGGTTCACATCTCCAACCCCAAGACACTGGAATTCCAAGTAGTCCGTACGGTGCTGCTGCCGGGCCTGCTCAAGACACTCGCAGCTAACAAAAAGATGCCGCTACCTCTCAAACTATTCGAGATCAGCGATGTTGTGATAAAAGATGAAACCGCgg AGACTGGTGCTCGCAACGAGCGTCGCGTGTGCGCGGTGTACTGCGGGCGCGCAGCTGGCTTCCAATACGTGCACGGCCTACTGGACCGCGTGTGTGCCATGCTACGGCTGCCCTGGCATCAGGAGCTCGGATACTACCTCCGGCAATGCGAGg
- the LOC113392920 gene encoding phenylalanine--tRNA ligase beta subunit isoform X1, which yields MPTISVKRDALFAALGKSYTDEEFQKLCFEFGLELDEVTTEKQMLIKEQGDQAGTGVSEEILYRIDIPANRYDLLCLEGLVNGILVFQGKREPPVYKTTKYEDCNSLHLTPATAQIRPYAVAAVLKGVSFTKESYDSFIDLQDKLHQNICRKRTLVAIGTHDLDTIQGPFVYDALPPNELKFKALNQIKELTASELMELYSSHAQLKQYLNIIKDSPVYPVIKDKNGVVLSMPPIINGDHSKITLNTKNVFIECTATDLTKAIIVLDTIVCMFSEYCANKYEVQQCKVFAPDGTYELYPQMQYREELVNVDKANGYIGISESGSQLATFLSRMCLSATCDRDALRVRVPPTRHDVIHACDLYEDIAIAYGYNRIPRVAARGAAAGAQCALSKLSEQLRHECARAGYTEALTFTLCSRDDIASKLGLKIEDVPAVHISNPKTLEFQVVRTVLLPGLLKTLAANKKMPLPLKLFEISDVVIKDETAETGARNERRVCAVYCGRAAGFQYVHGLLDRVCAMLRLPWHQELGYYLRQCEDPAYFPGRCAEVTLQGRVIGKIGVIHPNVLTAFELTNPCSAVEINIEPFV from the exons atgccgACAATTTCAGTTAAACGTGATGCACTTTTCGCTGCATTAGGAAAATCATACA CTGATGAAGAATTCCAAAAACTATGCTTCGAATTTGGTTTAGAGTTAGATGAAGTT acaACAGAAAAACAGATGTTGATTAAAGAGCAGGGTGACCAAGCTGGTACAGGTGTGTCAGAAGAGATCTTGTATCGTATTGACATTCCTGCTAACAGATATGACTTGCTCTGTCTAGAAGGACTAGTTAATGGGATTCTAGTGTTTCAAGGAAA AAGAGAGCCTCCTGTgtataaaactacaaaatatgAAGACTGTAATTCACTTCATTTAACCCCAGCAACTGCTCAAATAAGACCATATGCAGTAGCAGCCGTACTGAAAGGTGTTTCCTTCACTAAAGAAAGTTACGATTCCTTCATTGATTTACAG GATAAATTACACCAAAACATATGCAGAAAAAGAACACTTGTAGCAATTGGAACCCATGATTTAGATACCATCCAAGGACCATTTGTGTATGATGCACTCCCGCCGaatgaattaaaattcaaaGCATTAAACCAGATTAAGGAATTGACAGCATCTGAACTAATGGAATTGTATTCT agTCATGCTCAACTGAAGCAATACTTGAATATTATCAAAGATAGTCCGGTGTACCCGGTGATCAAAGATAAGAATGGAGTTGTTTTGTCAATGCCACCTATTATCAATGGTGACCATTCCAAAATCACTCTAAACACAAAGAATGTATTTATTGAGTGTACAGCCACTGATCTCACAAAA gcaATAATTGTGCTGGATACAATAGTGTGCATGTTCTCTGAATACTGTGCCAACAAGTATGAAGTGCAGCAATGTAAAGTGTTCGCTCCGGATGGCACATATGAGCTTTACCCACAAATGCAGTACAGAGAAGAACTTGTGAATGTCGATAAGGCTAATGGTTACATTGGAATCAG CGAGAGTGGTTCGCAGTTGGCCACGTTTCTGTCGCGCATGTGCCTGTCGGCGACGTGCGACCGCGACGCGCTGCGCGTGCGCGTGCCGCCCACGAGGCACGATGTCATACATGCCTGCGACCTCTACGAGGATATCGCCATCGCTTACGG CTACAACCGCATCCCGCGGgtggcggcgcgcggcgcggcggcgggcgcgcagTGCGCGCTGAGCAAGCTGAGCGAGCAGCTGCGCCACGAGTGCGCGCGCGCCGGCTACACCGAGGCGCTCACCTTCACCCTC TGCTCAAGAGATGACATAGCCTCAAAACTTGGTCTCAAAATCGAAGATGTCCCCGCGGTTCACATCTCCAACCCCAAGACACTGGAATTCCAAGTAGTCCGTACGGTGCTGCTGCCGGGCCTGCTCAAGACACTCGCAGCTAACAAAAAGATGCCGCTACCTCTCAAACTATTCGAGATCAGCGATGTTGTGATAAAAGATGAAACCGCgg AGACTGGTGCTCGCAACGAGCGTCGCGTGTGCGCGGTGTACTGCGGGCGCGCAGCTGGCTTCCAATACGTGCACGGCCTACTGGACCGCGTGTGTGCCATGCTACGGCTGCCCTGGCATCAGGAGCTCGGATACTACCTCCGGCAATGCGAGg